The DNA segment CAGTCAGGGCATGCCAGATAAGCTTaccacaaaaaaataaaatcttgttTAATGCATCAAGATTATAATGAATGTACTGCTAATTCTAAATTCTCTCAGTATTCAGTTGTTCAAGGGCTAAATCACGAAAACAAATTGTCTCTCTTAGATATCGAGAAATACAAGGAGCTGTGTCTTTTCTTTGCTTAACCTAACCAAGGAAACCCTAACCTATATTTTCACGATATTTTTTTTCTCTGCGGAAGTTCTGAAACAAAGATGAATCACAAGTATAAAATAGCAATTTAATTGCACATATACTCAAAGAAAGCCAGGAGAGCCAAAAAAATTACGCCTTTCAATTGCCGGATCTTCCGATGAAGCCCATCGATCTCCTCGTCCAAATCCGCATGCATCGGGTCGATACGCAACTGGATCTCGTCCGAGGATGCCGCAGGCCTCGAAATAAGGCCTTCTCTGAGATAAAAACACCAagaaccaaaattttcttgaaaaaaatccaaaattaaCAACGACGAGGACAAATAGAAACGATCTTATGGGGGCAAAAGCCACGAAGGGAATCAGAAAGACAAGAATTACGCCATTGGACTACCTCGATCGATTGGGGCCGGCGCCATAGAGGGGATTGGCCATGGGAATCGGAGAGAAGCCCCTGGATGCTTCTACGGGAGGAACGAAAGCAAACGCGGACGCAAAAGCGAGCCGGAAATTTATGGAATGAGACAAACGGACCGTGCGGTTCGATTTGTTACGTTCTAAGAGCCAGATAACGAGCTGGTTTAATCGGTCCGGTTGACCAAATAAGTGGGATGGTCTGACGTACAACCAATGGGCCCTAACCAAATAATGGTTAAAACTTTAATGAAGTTTTAGAAATGTATCCTTTCGAAGTTGGTTGGTTTCATAATTGCACCAACTAATTCGGGAAAAAGCATATACTTCTGTCCAAATATTAAACTCCTTCGTATGTATAATGAATTGCCTTATTAACATTCattcaaaaataaaagataaactcAGATTAACTAACCACTACTAATTGTGGTTAACAATTGTTAGTTTGAGTTTAAAGAATGTTAAAATACTAATTATTTTTACCATAGTTATATTATCGTGATAActttaaaaagattttaatatcaataaaagtaataaattcTCTAATGGTCAAATATACTACCAAAGGACATATCCAATGTTGCCATTTTAAACTATATGCTTATCTATTTGAAAGTAAATGATTTGATTAGTGCTGATACAGCCGTCACATAAATATCTTGCATATATATCATTTCAAGAATTATCTTTTAGATATGACCCTTAATAGCAAATTTGTTTATTCTAGGGGGAGTGAACCATGTGCATTCTTAGATTTTTGACCAAGCAAACAATTCATAATATATTAATCTTGATAGAAACTTAGGATTGACCGACCAAACTTTCTGAACGCCGGTCTTGGTAAGAGTCTGAGATCGAGAACCATGACATGTTAGATCTAAGTCCAAGAGAGTTCAATCTATGGACATTCGCTTGACTTAAATAACTTGACTTAAAAAAAGTTACTTGCCATTTCAAGTGGCCCAGTATATGTCTACAATGAAATTTATTAAGTAGAAAGTATCAGATTATTGGACTTCACCATAATATGATCCTGTCCACAGCAAAAAGGAACCTTTTGCTATCACCCTATTCAGACAGGTGTTTCACAGCTGATTAAACTTCAGCTTGTCACCGTCGTACATACAGAGTTGTAAATGAGAAACTCCTAGTAAGGAGAGAAGAAAATGTTTCCGCTAAAATTCAAACTTGCTGATGCATATCACCTGTTCTCTGAATACAACTAGACAGATGCTTGATTCAGAATACCAAGAATTGCGGAGAAAACAGGATATGAGGGTCTTTAACTCATATAAACTTCCTCATGTTTGTCATTTGATGTTTCATCAGAGGGCAAATCATTTTCAATCTTCTGCAGAAAATCATGCATTGTCTCCAGACTTTTATCATCTGCAAAAACCAAAAGAACCAACCTGTCAAATATACTATAATATATGTGTTTGATGGAAAGCTCAGAAAATTTAAATCAGAATTGATAAGCTTTTTTCTTGAAGCATATATAAGACCTAACTTTGATTAAACTAGATTAAAAGTATCAGCTGCATTCCTATAAATAAAAAGATTGGAACATGAAAATTTATCATTTCTGCTCCACGGAAAATTTTCAATCTCATTTCATCTAATCAAGGAAAGACACATCAACAAATTGATTCCTGAGTTAGAAGCTATTTAGATGTTTTCTGATCCAGAAGAGCATATCAGGATGCTAGAGACATGCAGTTTATGAATCATAAGACTGGGCTACACTCAAGCTTCTCATGTTGATGCATTTAAGTAATGCCATCAAGTCAAAATAAAACAATGTAAAACTGATGTCAACTTGCTTAGAACAGAAAAATGCAGGCACAAGAAGTAGAAAAAAACTCACCAAGCCTGGGGACAGTATGACCCCTGGGATGCCGGATGACATATGGCTTTACAAAAGACTCCAATAGTGCTTCACCATGCTTTTTCAAAAAGTCCATGTCACCTGCAAAGCCACAAACGAGGTTCCAGGTCAGCATTCTCTGTACATTTTGGTCATTGAAGTTCATTTTTCAAGAAAGAACATTGCAACTGAGATATTACATTAACACAAAATAAGTTTGCCATTTCTCCAATGAAAAGAGCTACACTTAATCATGCTACTAGTACTTAGACTCTCCTTTAAGCATATTCTCAAGCAATGCTCATACACACCAAGAAATCAAGAAACCAGCGACTCAGAAAACACCAATTATGCTTGTGCATGATACTAGGTTTCGGTGGAATATATCTATTATAACATTTTCTGATCTCCATGGATGTACAAATGATCTCCCATCAGTTGTGTGAACCCTGACAAGACAAATTTATACAAGCTCCAAACATTTTAGTCATTTGTCATGGAAAATGGTTTCGACCAAAAAATTATCACATTCATAGATGAAATTTTGTTATGAATATCAAGCATTAAAATATCTATGCTTATGCCTATACATTCCATCCAATGAGGCCAGACCATGTTAAATATCTGATGTAGTAGTTTAGTTTTTCTCGtcataaagaaaagaagaaaaagtagcATGATACAATTAGTGGGACTAAGGGTTATTTGCGTTGATCAAACACATATGTCCATCTTCTATATAATAAGTAGATGAAAATAGGCCTTAAATGAGTATGGCAACAAAAAAAAGAAGTATTACGCTAATTGCCTTCACACAGTTCCGCATTCAAAATTATATACCACTTATAAAGCTGTAATGCTTTAGCAACATATGAAATCATAAGTTGACAGTAACAAAGAAGATGTTCCTCTTTTCATAAATAAAGAAATCTAAACAAAACGGTCTCTAATCAATTTGCTTCTCAGGAGAGTGTAAGTCAGCTGAGTGAATTACACAGAAAAAAGAAGTATCTTTAACCAGTAATGCTTGCTCATATCTGAGCTCATATATTTATTAAGCACTTCAGTTCTTGGTTATCACGAAAAAAAATACAGGAGTACTATTATGATGCATTTGGCTAATGAACAAAAGTTTTTATTGTTCATTTATTGTTTTTATCTTCTAAATTGATACTACAGATCGTGTTGCTATAAAGAAAAAGGTAGGGAAGTTTTACTTGTCCATTACCATCAGAGAACATATTAGCCATGTAACCGGCCACTTTTAGCTACACATAATACCTGTGGTCCAAACTAATTGTAGTAAACAGAGACTGTTGGAAAAGACATGAGAGTTTTTGAGTCATGAGAGTAGCTTCTTTGTTTGCAAGTTATAAATTGTCTTTCCCTAGATCCATCGTGGATGGGGAACCTTATATTTCCatttatattattgaaaataaaagTACAGCAAGTCATGAAAATCCAAATAAGGGGAGTCATCATAAAGGATCAAGGGATGACCCTTAAACATATCCACCAGGATTTTATATGTTGTTATTGACAAAAGAAGAGGCAATCGGGGAATGAACTTATTTCATGGGCCAATCACAATATTGTCACTCAATAGTGGAGTATATATACTGTCATTTTCCATGTCTCCACAGTATAACCACAAAGCTACTTTGTTTTTCTATTCTAAAATTTGATTTACCGATGTAAAAGTGCGTTCCAAATTTTGTGAGTTCTAAGAAATGTCTATTTGAAGTGACTGGTGGGTCATCCATAGGGAAGGCAGTAAACCAACTAGATTAGTAAATGATATAAATGTGTGGTTTCCCCAATCCTTTTTCTGTAATTGTTTCAACTCACCCACGTCACAAGTGATGTAATTAGCCGTCAAAGATTCTCTGTCCATTTCTTAAGAAGATCTCTAGAACCACGAAGATTATTTAATCGAGATATGaactatgaaattttttttagatattaaaataatttttgtgTGTGTATCTATGTCTGTGTCTGTGTCTGTATGTATCTACAGCTAGTTCATACCGAGGAACTCAAAATAGAGATACCCGGAAAGAGTTGCTTAAGGTGGCATTATACCTAAGAAGTGGAGCGATGTGCAATCGATAGCAGCCGCGTAAGCCCTCTCGGCCACCGGCTGTGACCGGAACTTCGCCCCTCCAATTATTATCAGATACTTCACCTTCGGCACCCTCGTCAACGCGATACCCTAGAAAAGAAATCgctgaaattaaaaaaataaaaaaaaaccatcGACTATATTAATCACGAGAACATTTCTGGTTTCTTTTAATCAACACACTTTAAATTTCTTTTACTATATTTTAGCAAACAAGAAACCCTTAATTATATGTGGCCTGACCACAGGGGCCCCTTGTTGCTTTCAATCACGAGACGGGTAAGACGGGAACGGGAAGGAGAAAAAAGTATTGATCTTATGCAAAACTTACCTTAGATTGAAGACCTACAAGTGCCGCCGAGAGAATCGCACCCTAAGCATCACATACCCACTTCGATTAAAAAATTTCgacaagaaaattaattttcctTTCGCTAAAAAGAATATCAGATTAGAACGGAATATTTTACTTGGGAGAAGCCCATCAGGCCATCGAACGGTCCGTGTTGGATCATGAGGTCCTCGATGTACGCGAAGCATTCATCTAAGTTCGTGTACTCCATGAAATCCTATTATTCCTCCTCAACAATTTTTAAGCAGTTTGAGGACATGATGGGAAAGAAGGAAATCGATTGAGGATTGGGAAAGGGGAGATCAAGAACCTTATCGAACTGGAACCACTCGTAGTAGGGAGGAGAGAAGATGCCTTCGACGTCGGACTTGCCCTCGGCGGGGAAGGGCGCGTCTGGGAAGACAAGGTCCAAACGAGCGGTGACCTCTTCCGGCCACTTCCCCACCACCTGCGTCCGCATGATCGCCCCGCTGGTGCGGAAGCCGTGGAGGCATAGGAACCTCGGTCGCCTCCGGGGATGGTTGATGCCCTCGTCCGCTTCCGCTAGGCTCCCCATCGCCGACCTGACAACAACACAACGGAATATTCCCTTGCTGCCCTTCCCGTTTCTCGCTCCGTTAAAGCGGGAGAACTCTGCCTTTCGTTCCGAGTAGGAAGAGGAGAAGTGAGGGTTAGTTTTATATGGTGTCGGAGTTCGACTGCTCCGCGGAGTATTGTTGACGCGATGAACATCCAATGAGATCTCCTGGTTGTCGGTTCAAAGAACAAAAACCGAGCGGGGGCAAGGCATCGAGAAAGCGGTGGGTACAGCTTAAGAGCTGGTTATTCCGCGAAACACCGTCTAAATCACGCACCTGGAGGTGCCGGGCGCTCCACGATGGTGAAGCACAACGACCGTTCCGTTCGGGCGTCCCAGCCACGAGCCTTGTTTCCGACGCCTATCACTGGGGTTTCTAGCGGGACCCACACCTTCCATACATCGAACCGCGAGGTAGGTAGTTGAGGAGGGAAAACAATAAACCTTCGACAGGAGGCCATCCTCAAATGGCCGGACCATCTCTGGAATTGGGTTTCCAATGTATGTCGCTCCATGAAGCCCATTGTAACATGATTGTTTCCACATTGGCCATTTCAAATGTTGGGCCCATTCCACACCTGGAGTGGTCAATCCTCGACGACCTCAACAGACATAAATGTTTCCAATCTAAATTAGAATCCCTAAATATTAGAGTTAGTAAAGAGGTAGTTCTTCCTCAGCAAAGCCTCATTACAACAGTAGCGTTACCATTGCCATAATATTTATGTATAGGTCATCATTGACTCGCAGAACTTGTGTTTTACAATCCTCTTTCTATGTCTTTCAACCGGAAGAAAACCAGGATGATGGTATGGAGCTTCCAGGTAGTGCACATGTACATGAGTAGCTGTATATGTTTAGCTGCATACCTCTTCCAAAAGCTTAAACTTCCTAACCTTACTTCTAAAGGCTTGCTTCGGTCTGCTGGAACTCAACGAGGGCAAGTCTGATTGCGATTTCTCAATCACGGCCGGCGGTGACAGCCTCGCAGTCGTTCGGCGTTTCTTGACAGTCTTGTTGAGAGTCTTGAGATGTGTTGCAGAGACATCTCGATGGACCTTAACTCCGAAACCTGCACCAGCTGCAAGATCAGAGGAGGACGAGAGAGAATGGCTTTGATCCATGGTGGATTCTTGAACAGCAGAGttccctcctccctctcttaagcACCAATTGCAAGAGCTGTAatgcttgatttttgggtagAGATTGCTgcagtatctgaaaggaggacaaCGTACGGGATGAATGTGCATATCATACGAAGATTATCGGTCTTAGAAAGATGTGGCCGATATCAATGATCAAAAGATGACGCGTTGGTTCTTACTTGTGTTGAAGTCTAAAATGGCAGATTTTGCACCGAAAAAGCTCATCA comes from the Musa acuminata AAA Group cultivar baxijiao chromosome BXJ1-10, Cavendish_Baxijiao_AAA, whole genome shotgun sequence genome and includes:
- the LOC103969160 gene encoding uncharacterized protein LOC103969160, producing the protein MGSLAEADEGINHPRRRPRFLCLHGFRTSGAIMRTQVVGKWPEEVTARLDLVFPDAPFPAEGKSDVEGIFSPPYYEWFQFDKDFMEYTNLDECFAYIEDLMIQHGPFDGLMGFSQGAILSAALVGLQSKGIALTRVPKVKYLIIIGGAKFRSQPVAERAYAAAIDCTSLHFLGDMDFLKKHGEALLESFVKPYVIRHPRGHTVPRLDDKSLETMHDFLQKIENDLPSDETSNDKHEEVYMS